A single region of the Nocardioides aurantiacus genome encodes:
- a CDS encoding SMP-30/gluconolactonase/LRE family protein gives MSAPAPAARRALLRRLAVPGHGAEDVVVDEQGHGITGTEDGALLRVAPDGSVTRVGHTRGRPLGIELLDEDRLLVADAERGLLTVHRRTGAVEVLVTEVAGRPLRVCNNAAVAADGSIWFSDSSAVHPLSRWRADLLEATCTGRLLRRAPDGAVEEHLTGLDFANGVALSPDGSAVHVAESGARTVVRLWLTGPRAGTRDLFAADLPGYPDNLSTGSDGLVWVTIASPPVAALERLRAHAPAAVRRLGRRVPPALLPGPVRSVHVQAYRPDGTLVHDLRLPATDFHMVTGVREHEGRLWLSSLEEAALATVELATGRVPGAPV, from the coding sequence ATGAGCGCCCCCGCCCCCGCCGCCCGCCGCGCGCTGCTGCGCCGCCTCGCGGTGCCCGGCCACGGTGCCGAGGACGTGGTGGTCGACGAGCAGGGCCACGGCATCACCGGCACCGAGGACGGCGCCCTGCTGCGCGTCGCGCCCGACGGGTCGGTGACGCGCGTGGGCCACACCCGCGGTCGGCCGCTCGGCATCGAGCTGCTGGACGAGGACCGGCTGCTCGTCGCCGATGCCGAGCGCGGGCTGCTGACCGTGCACCGCCGCACCGGCGCGGTCGAGGTGCTGGTGACCGAGGTGGCGGGCCGCCCGCTGCGGGTGTGCAACAACGCCGCCGTGGCCGCCGACGGGTCGATCTGGTTCAGCGACTCCAGCGCCGTCCACCCGCTGTCGCGGTGGCGCGCCGACCTCCTCGAGGCGACCTGCACCGGGCGGCTGCTGCGCCGGGCCCCCGACGGCGCGGTCGAGGAGCACCTCACCGGTCTCGACTTCGCCAACGGGGTCGCCCTCTCGCCCGACGGGTCGGCGGTCCACGTCGCCGAGTCGGGTGCGCGGACCGTCGTGCGGCTGTGGCTGACGGGGCCGCGCGCCGGGACCCGCGACCTGTTCGCCGCCGACCTCCCGGGCTATCCCGACAACCTGTCCACCGGCAGCGACGGCCTGGTCTGGGTGACCATCGCCTCCCCGCCGGTGGCCGCGCTGGAGCGGCTGCGTGCCCACGCCCCGGCCGCCGTGCGCCGCCTGGGCCGCCGCGTGCCGCCGGCCCTGCTGCCCGGGCCGGTGCGCAGCGTCCACGTGCAGGCCTACCGGCCCGACGGCACGCTGGTGCACGACCTGCGCCTGCCCGCGACCGACTTCCACATGGTCACCGGGGTGCGCGAGCACGAGGGCCGGCTGTGGCTGTCGAGCCTCGAGGAGGCCGCGCTCGCCACGGTCGAGCTCGCCACGGGCCGCGTCCCGGGCGCCCCCGTCTAG
- a CDS encoding class I adenylate-forming enzyme family protein yields MTQAGPSSSRPWLDLYAAGVPHELEQEHVTMLDLVDATVAATPDAPAIRYFDGTLSFGELDARAGALASALVEDGFAPGDRLALYLQNNPAFLIGLLAAWKAGGSAVAINPMNKQRELTYLLSDSGAGVLLCLDELYEDVAREVVAGAGEVVVRSVITCSALDEQTRDDARVLTAPRRPAPEGAVDLARLLEDHAGRTAEAPRPDAGDVAVLTYTSGTTGVPKGAMNTHANLAFNAQTYRDWMGLGADDAVLGVAPLFHITGLVAHVALTLLTGAPLVLAHRFEPGVVLDAVREHRPRFTIGSITVFIALSQHPDATREDWASFRCLYSGGAPIAPAVTDQLEERTGLYVHNIYGLTETSSPSHAVPLGVRAPVDPDSGALSVGVPVPSTVVRILGEDGEELPPGEVGEIATSGPQVVPGYWNKPEATAESLPGGELRTGDVGFMDERGWFYIVDRKKDMINAAGYKVWPREVEDVLYGHPAVREAAVVGVPDAYRGESVKAFVSLKPGVEVTAEEVVAFCKERMAAYKYPRTVELVAELPKTTTGKILRRELRDREG; encoded by the coding sequence GTGACGCAGGCCGGTCCCTCGTCGTCGCGTCCCTGGCTGGACCTCTACGCCGCGGGCGTGCCGCACGAGCTCGAGCAGGAGCACGTCACCATGCTCGACCTCGTCGACGCCACGGTCGCGGCCACGCCGGACGCGCCCGCGATCCGCTACTTCGACGGGACGCTGAGCTTCGGCGAGCTCGACGCCCGTGCAGGCGCGCTCGCCTCGGCCCTGGTCGAGGACGGGTTCGCGCCGGGGGACCGGCTCGCGCTCTACCTGCAGAACAACCCGGCCTTCCTGATCGGCCTGCTGGCCGCGTGGAAGGCGGGTGGGTCGGCCGTCGCGATCAACCCGATGAACAAGCAGCGGGAGCTGACCTACCTGCTCAGCGACTCCGGGGCCGGGGTGCTGCTGTGCCTCGACGAGCTCTACGAGGACGTCGCCCGCGAGGTCGTGGCCGGCGCCGGGGAGGTCGTGGTGCGCTCGGTCATCACCTGCTCGGCGCTCGACGAGCAGACCCGTGACGACGCCCGGGTGCTCACCGCTCCCCGGCGGCCCGCGCCCGAGGGGGCGGTCGACCTCGCGCGGCTGCTCGAGGACCACGCGGGCCGCACCGCCGAGGCCCCGCGGCCCGATGCCGGCGACGTCGCCGTGCTGACCTACACCTCGGGCACCACGGGCGTGCCGAAGGGGGCGATGAACACCCACGCCAACCTGGCCTTCAACGCCCAGACCTACCGCGACTGGATGGGCCTGGGAGCCGACGACGCCGTGCTCGGCGTCGCGCCGCTGTTCCACATCACCGGGCTGGTCGCCCACGTGGCGCTCACGCTGCTCACCGGCGCCCCGCTGGTGCTGGCCCACCGCTTCGAGCCCGGCGTCGTCCTCGACGCCGTCCGCGAGCACCGGCCCCGCTTCACCATCGGCTCGATCACGGTCTTCATCGCGCTGTCCCAGCACCCCGACGCGACCCGCGAGGACTGGGCGTCGTTCCGGTGCCTGTACTCCGGCGGTGCGCCCATCGCCCCCGCGGTCACCGACCAGCTCGAGGAGCGCACCGGCCTCTACGTCCACAACATCTACGGCCTGACCGAGACCAGCTCGCCCTCGCACGCCGTGCCGCTGGGCGTGCGTGCCCCGGTCGACCCCGACTCGGGGGCGCTGTCGGTCGGGGTGCCGGTCCCGAGCACGGTGGTGCGCATCCTGGGCGAGGACGGCGAGGAGCTGCCGCCCGGCGAGGTGGGCGAGATCGCGACGTCGGGCCCGCAGGTGGTGCCCGGCTACTGGAACAAGCCCGAGGCCACGGCCGAGAGCCTGCCCGGCGGCGAGCTGCGGACCGGCGACGTCGGCTTCATGGACGAGCGCGGCTGGTTCTACATCGTCGACCGCAAGAAGGACATGATCAACGCGGCCGGCTACAAGGTCTGGCCCCGCGAGGTCGAGGACGTGCTCTACGGCCACCCCGCCGTGCGCGAGGCCGCGGTCGTCGGCGTCCCCGACGCCTACCGCGGCGAGTCGGTGAAGGCGTTCGTCTCGCTCAAGCCCGGGGTGGAGGTCACCGCCGAGGAGGTCGTGGCGTTCTGCAAGGAGCGGATGGCGGCGTACAAGTACCCCCGCACCGTGGAGCTCGTCGCGGAGCTGCCCAAGACCACGACGGGCAAGATCCTGCGCCGCGAGCTGCGCGACCGGGAGGGCTGA
- a CDS encoding aconitate hydratase: protein MSAGERQDSFGAKGTLEVGDDSYEIYRLDAVQGEGLDVASLPYSLKVLLENLLRTEDGSDITADDIRALAGWDADADPDKEIQFTPARVIMQDFTGVPCVVDLATMREAMSDLGGDPSKINPLAPAEMVIDHSVIADVFGTPEAFERNVEIEYERNRERYQFLRWGQGAFDDFKVVPPGTGIVHQVNIEHLARTVFTRESADGTVVAYPDTCVGTDSHTTMVNGIGVVGWGVGGIEAEAAMLGQPVSMLIPRVVGFKLGGDLPEGATATDLVLTITEMLRQHGVVGKFVEFYGPGVSALPLANRATIGNMSPEFGSTIAVFPIDEETTKYLELTGRSAEQIALVEAYAKEQGLWHDPEAEPRFSERLELDLATVVPSLAGPKRPQDRVSLSDAKQAFRTSLADYVDGEETDSVSSKVDEASAESFPSSDAPSISEGGNGAGKPDDWRNHPAGSGHGRPSNKQQVRLDDGTEFELDHGAVTIAAITSCTNTSNPSVMIGAALLAKNAVEKGLTTKPWVKTTLAPGSKVVSDYYERAELTPYLDKLGFNLVGYGCTTCIGNSGPLIPEVSDAVNAGDLAVVSVLSGNRNFEGRINPDVKMNYLASPPLVVAYALAGSMDVDLFNDPLGTDEDGNDVFMRDIWPSASEVETVIASAITSEMFTEDYADVFAGDEQWRSLPTPEGDTFAWDPESTYVRKPPYFEGMPAEPEAVEDITGARVLLKLGDSVTTDHISPAGAIKKDSPAGKYLAEHGVGQRDFNSYGSRRGNHEVMIRGTFANIRLRNQLAPGTEGGFTRDFTADGAESTVFEASENYLAAGTPLVVLAGKEYGSGSSRDWAAKGTALLGVKAVIAESYERIHRSNLIGMGVLPLQYPQGESAESLGLTGEEEFSFTGVTELNEGRIPKTVKVTAGDVEFDATVRIDTPGEANYYRNGGIMQYVLRSLRGA from the coding sequence ATGAGCGCAGGCGAGCGACAGGACAGCTTCGGTGCCAAGGGCACCCTGGAGGTCGGGGACGACAGCTACGAGATCTACCGGCTCGACGCGGTGCAGGGCGAGGGGCTCGACGTCGCCTCGCTGCCGTACTCGCTCAAGGTGCTCCTCGAGAACCTGCTGCGCACCGAGGACGGCTCCGACATCACCGCCGACGACATCAGGGCGCTGGCCGGGTGGGACGCCGACGCGGATCCCGACAAGGAGATCCAGTTCACCCCCGCCCGCGTGATCATGCAGGACTTCACCGGTGTGCCCTGCGTCGTCGACCTCGCCACCATGCGCGAGGCGATGAGCGACCTCGGCGGCGACCCCTCGAAGATCAACCCGCTCGCCCCCGCCGAGATGGTCATCGACCACTCCGTGATCGCCGACGTCTTCGGCACGCCGGAGGCCTTCGAGCGCAACGTCGAGATCGAGTACGAGCGCAACCGCGAGCGCTACCAGTTCCTGCGCTGGGGCCAGGGCGCCTTCGACGACTTCAAGGTCGTCCCCCCGGGCACCGGCATCGTCCACCAGGTCAACATCGAGCACCTGGCACGCACGGTCTTCACCCGCGAGTCCGCCGACGGCACGGTCGTGGCCTACCCCGACACCTGCGTCGGCACCGACTCCCACACCACGATGGTCAACGGCATCGGCGTGGTCGGCTGGGGCGTCGGCGGCATCGAGGCCGAGGCGGCCATGCTCGGCCAGCCGGTGTCGATGCTGATCCCGCGCGTGGTCGGCTTCAAGCTCGGCGGCGACCTGCCCGAGGGCGCGACCGCGACCGACCTCGTGCTCACCATCACCGAGATGCTGCGCCAGCACGGCGTGGTCGGGAAGTTCGTGGAGTTCTACGGCCCCGGCGTCTCCGCGCTGCCGCTCGCCAACCGCGCCACCATCGGCAACATGAGCCCCGAGTTCGGCTCCACGATCGCGGTCTTCCCGATCGACGAGGAGACCACGAAGTACCTCGAGCTCACCGGCCGCAGCGCGGAGCAGATCGCGCTGGTCGAGGCCTACGCCAAGGAGCAGGGCCTCTGGCACGACCCCGAGGCCGAGCCCCGCTTCTCCGAGCGGCTCGAGCTCGACCTGGCCACCGTGGTGCCCTCGCTCGCCGGCCCCAAGCGTCCCCAGGACCGGGTCTCGCTCTCCGACGCCAAGCAGGCCTTCCGCACCTCGCTGGCCGACTACGTCGACGGCGAGGAGACCGACTCGGTGAGCTCCAAGGTCGACGAGGCCTCGGCGGAGTCCTTCCCCTCCAGCGACGCCCCCTCGATCTCCGAGGGCGGCAACGGCGCGGGCAAGCCCGACGACTGGCGCAACCACCCGGCGGGCAGCGGCCACGGCCGCCCCTCCAACAAGCAGCAGGTGCGTCTCGACGACGGCACCGAGTTCGAGCTCGACCACGGGGCGGTGACGATCGCGGCGATCACGTCGTGCACCAACACCTCCAACCCCTCGGTGATGATCGGCGCGGCGCTGCTGGCCAAGAACGCGGTCGAGAAGGGCCTCACGACCAAGCCGTGGGTCAAGACCACGCTGGCGCCGGGCTCGAAGGTGGTCTCGGACTACTACGAGCGCGCCGAGCTCACGCCGTACCTCGACAAGCTGGGCTTCAACCTCGTCGGCTACGGCTGCACCACCTGCATCGGCAACTCCGGCCCGCTCATCCCCGAGGTCAGCGACGCCGTGAACGCCGGTGACCTCGCGGTCGTCTCGGTGCTCTCGGGCAACCGCAACTTCGAGGGCCGGATCAACCCCGACGTGAAGATGAACTACCTGGCCTCCCCGCCGCTGGTGGTCGCCTACGCGCTGGCCGGCTCGATGGACGTCGACCTGTTCAACGACCCGCTGGGCACCGACGAGGACGGCAACGACGTCTTCATGCGCGACATCTGGCCCAGTGCGTCCGAGGTTGAGACGGTGATCGCCTCGGCGATCACCTCGGAGATGTTCACCGAGGACTACGCCGACGTCTTCGCCGGCGACGAGCAGTGGCGCTCGCTGCCCACGCCCGAGGGCGACACCTTCGCGTGGGACCCCGAGTCCACCTACGTCCGCAAGCCCCCCTACTTCGAGGGCATGCCGGCCGAGCCGGAGGCGGTCGAGGACATCACGGGCGCGCGCGTCCTGCTCAAGCTGGGCGACTCGGTGACCACCGACCACATCAGCCCGGCCGGTGCCATCAAGAAGGACAGCCCGGCGGGCAAGTACCTCGCCGAGCACGGCGTGGGCCAGCGCGACTTCAACTCCTACGGCTCGCGCCGCGGCAACCACGAGGTGATGATCCGGGGCACGTTCGCCAACATCCGGCTGCGCAACCAGCTGGCCCCGGGCACCGAGGGCGGCTTCACGCGCGACTTCACCGCCGACGGCGCGGAGAGCACGGTCTTCGAGGCCAGCGAGAACTACCTGGCCGCGGGCACCCCGCTGGTCGTGCTGGCGGGCAAGGAGTACGGCTCCGGGTCCTCGCGCGACTGGGCCGCCAAGGGCACGGCGCTGCTCGGCGTCAAGGCCGTCATCGCCGAGTCCTACGAGCGGATCCACCGCTCCAACCTGATCGGGATGGGTGTGCTGCCCCTGCAGTACCCCCAGGGCGAGAGCGCCGAGTCCCTCGGCCTCACCGGCGAGGAGGAGTTCTCCTTCACCGGCGTCACGGAGCTCAACGAGGGCCGGATCCCCAAGACGGTCAAGGTCACGGCGGGCGACGTCGAGTTCGACGCGACCGTGCGCATCGACACCCCCGGCGAGGCGAACTACTACCGCAACGGCGGGATCATGCAGTACGTCCTGCGCAGCCTGCGCGGCGCCTGA
- a CDS encoding aldo/keto reductase produces MRYRTLGHSGCSVSELCLGTMTFGAETDEAGSHAQLDRFVEAGGTLVDTADVYSAGVSEEIIGRWWADRPADVTDGVVLATKGRFPTGTGPNDVGTSRRHLTRALDASLARLGVDHVDLYQAHAWDPHTPLEETLRTLDSFVRSGKVGYYGFSNFSGWQLTKAVHLARALGLAAPVTLQPQYSLIVREIEWEVVPAALDASMGLLPWSPLGGGWLTGKYDRDQRPTGTTRLGEDPGRGMEAWERRGTDRTWAIVDAVQSVAQARGVSMAQVALSWVTDRPAVTSTILGARTLEQLEDNLGAVDVRLAPEETARLDEASDLRATDYPYGSLGLDQRSRDLAGG; encoded by the coding sequence ATGCGCTACCGCACCCTGGGCCACAGCGGCTGCTCGGTCTCCGAGCTCTGCCTGGGCACGATGACCTTCGGGGCCGAGACCGACGAGGCCGGCTCCCACGCCCAGCTCGACCGCTTCGTCGAGGCGGGCGGCACCCTCGTCGACACCGCCGACGTCTACTCGGCCGGGGTCTCGGAGGAGATCATCGGACGCTGGTGGGCCGACCGCCCCGCCGACGTCACCGACGGGGTGGTGCTGGCCACCAAGGGCCGCTTCCCCACCGGCACCGGCCCCAACGACGTGGGCACCTCGCGCCGGCACCTGACCCGCGCGCTGGACGCCTCGCTGGCGCGGCTCGGCGTCGACCACGTCGACCTCTACCAGGCCCACGCCTGGGACCCCCACACCCCGCTCGAGGAGACGCTGCGCACCCTGGACTCCTTCGTCCGCAGCGGCAAGGTCGGCTACTACGGGTTCTCCAACTTCTCCGGCTGGCAGCTCACCAAGGCGGTGCACCTGGCCCGGGCGCTGGGCCTGGCCGCCCCGGTCACGCTGCAGCCGCAGTACAGCCTGATCGTGCGCGAGATCGAGTGGGAGGTCGTCCCGGCCGCCCTGGACGCCTCCATGGGACTGCTCCCCTGGAGCCCGCTCGGCGGCGGCTGGCTCACCGGCAAGTACGACCGCGACCAGCGCCCCACCGGCACCACCCGCCTCGGCGAGGACCCCGGGCGGGGCATGGAGGCCTGGGAGCGCCGCGGCACCGACCGCACCTGGGCGATCGTCGACGCCGTCCAGTCGGTGGCGCAGGCCCGCGGCGTCTCGATGGCCCAGGTGGCGCTGTCCTGGGTCACGGACCGACCGGCCGTCACCTCGACGATCCTCGGCGCCCGCACCCTGGAGCAGCTGGAGGACAACCTGGGAGCGGTCGACGTACGCCTGGCTCCGGAGGAGACCGCCCGCCTCGACGAGGCCAGCGACCTCCGCGCCACCGACTACCCCTACGGCTCCCTGGGCCTCGACCAGCGCTCCCGGGACCTCGCGGGCGGCTGA
- a CDS encoding XdhC family protein translates to MSTPTPRPPGREQSWTDDGAGPGRVLVLTRNPVSEAIAAIVTAVGREAVVVDEDADGRGAEAVAALTPAAGDAVVLCDHDAPDAPRVLREALASPASYVAMMASRRRAEGLLAELEAEGAPGLDKLHVPAGLDTGGRAPGEIALSVVAEIVAESHGRRGGPMREGRPG, encoded by the coding sequence ATGAGCACCCCGACGCCCCGCCCGCCCGGACGCGAGCAGTCCTGGACCGACGACGGCGCCGGCCCCGGCCGTGTCCTGGTGCTCACCCGCAACCCCGTCTCCGAGGCGATCGCCGCCATCGTCACCGCGGTCGGCCGCGAGGCCGTGGTGGTCGACGAGGACGCCGACGGCCGCGGGGCCGAGGCGGTCGCCGCGCTGACGCCCGCCGCGGGCGACGCCGTCGTGCTGTGCGACCACGACGCGCCGGACGCGCCCCGGGTGCTGCGCGAGGCGCTGGCCTCGCCCGCGTCGTACGTCGCGATGATGGCCAGCCGTCGACGGGCCGAGGGGCTGCTCGCCGAGCTCGAGGCCGAGGGCGCACCCGGGCTGGACAAGCTGCACGTGCCGGCCGGCCTCGACACCGGTGGCCGGGCACCGGGGGAGATCGCCCTGTCGGTGGTCGCCGAGATCGTGGCCGAGTCCCACGGCCGCCGCGGTGGGCCGATGCGCGAGGGCCGCCCAGGCTGA
- a CDS encoding ATP-binding protein, producing the protein MRVHGVPARTVVLTVVLLVLLAAPGVFDLSRAYAGWPAFGLAVAVLLDVPRGRRRWAATALVVLSALPISFSYGAPLLLGAVGALALALPALLVATHLLRGEHTRPGALVEVDSLRFLVVVLSGAALNSVLPTVVGIGDGIPSGLEALVVSFVAATTAQLVVLPQLVLTSDRPPSAGTLELWSQRLVLTVVFLAVFWPRSAVGLAFLVLPAIGWAAVRATQRETHVQTFLVCVGAFALNLLGRGPYADPAPDGLAAAASASLVYAFVLAVCFGTVPLALVVSRLSSMTTYAERSSSAIELMLESATGTLFIAVDETGRTTHWSAGAARTLGWTSAEMLGRSPAELNPQEEVDRHAAYFGVPPTHAAALHAMVDTGERRDWAYRHRDGGTVMVSLTISQITEPSGRVAGYIASGEDATERIETQRTLEAALERERESVLRLQEVDHVKQELVSNVSHELRTPITSISGYSELLSDGSLGELNRQQLDALARIERNTTRLGLLVEDLLLLSRAEAGHLQLERRPTDLRHVAQESYDLVSPTVAQRDLQLDLDVPDAPVTVLGDPDALERVVTNLTGNAIKFTPDGGRVTVTVSRSGRDALLLVSDTGIGISEEEQAQLFTRFFRSSRVVEEAIQGTGLGLSIVDAIVTRHGGTVRVTSAIDRGTRVTVTLPLA; encoded by the coding sequence ATGCGCGTCCACGGGGTGCCCGCGCGCACGGTCGTGCTGACCGTGGTGCTGCTCGTGCTGCTCGCCGCGCCCGGGGTCTTCGACCTCTCCCGCGCCTACGCCGGGTGGCCGGCCTTCGGGCTGGCCGTGGCGGTGCTGCTCGACGTGCCGCGGGGCCGACGCCGGTGGGCGGCGACCGCGCTGGTCGTGCTGAGCGCCCTGCCGATCTCCTTCAGCTATGGCGCCCCGCTCCTCCTGGGCGCGGTGGGCGCCCTGGCGCTCGCGCTGCCCGCCCTGCTCGTCGCGACCCACCTGCTGCGGGGCGAGCACACCCGCCCCGGCGCGCTGGTCGAGGTCGACTCGCTCCGCTTCCTCGTCGTCGTCCTGTCGGGGGCGGCCCTCAACAGCGTGCTGCCGACGGTGGTGGGCATCGGGGACGGCATCCCTTCCGGCCTCGAGGCCCTGGTCGTCAGCTTCGTGGCTGCGACCACCGCCCAGCTCGTGGTGCTGCCCCAGCTCGTGCTGACCAGCGACCGGCCCCCGTCCGCCGGCACTCTGGAGCTCTGGTCGCAGCGCCTGGTCCTCACGGTGGTCTTCCTGGCGGTGTTCTGGCCGCGCAGCGCCGTCGGGCTCGCCTTCCTGGTGCTGCCCGCCATCGGCTGGGCCGCCGTGCGCGCGACGCAGCGCGAGACCCACGTCCAGACCTTCCTGGTCTGCGTGGGCGCCTTCGCCCTCAACCTGCTCGGCCGCGGCCCCTACGCCGACCCGGCCCCGGACGGCCTGGCCGCGGCGGCGAGTGCCTCGCTCGTCTACGCCTTCGTCCTCGCCGTCTGCTTCGGCACGGTCCCGCTGGCGCTCGTGGTCAGCCGGCTGTCGTCGATGACGACGTACGCCGAGCGCTCGAGCAGCGCGATCGAGCTGATGCTCGAGTCGGCGACCGGCACGCTGTTCATCGCGGTCGACGAGACCGGTCGCACCACGCACTGGAGCGCGGGCGCCGCACGGACGCTGGGGTGGACCTCGGCGGAGATGCTCGGCCGCAGCCCCGCGGAGCTCAACCCCCAGGAGGAGGTCGACCGCCACGCGGCGTACTTCGGGGTCCCACCCACCCACGCGGCGGCGCTCCACGCCATGGTCGACACCGGCGAGCGCCGCGACTGGGCCTACCGGCACCGCGACGGCGGCACCGTGATGGTCTCGCTGACGATCAGCCAGATCACCGAGCCGTCGGGACGGGTGGCGGGCTACATCGCCTCGGGCGAGGACGCCACCGAGCGCATCGAGACCCAGCGGACCCTCGAGGCGGCCCTCGAGCGCGAGCGCGAGTCGGTGCTGCGGCTGCAGGAGGTCGACCACGTCAAGCAGGAGCTGGTCTCCAACGTCAGCCACGAGCTGCGCACCCCGATCACGAGCATCTCGGGCTACTCCGAGCTGCTCTCCGACGGCAGCCTCGGCGAGCTCAACCGGCAGCAGCTCGACGCGCTCGCGCGGATCGAGCGCAACACCACCCGCCTCGGGCTGCTGGTGGAGGACCTGCTGCTGCTCTCCCGCGCGGAGGCCGGGCACCTCCAGCTCGAGCGCCGCCCGACCGACCTGCGCCACGTCGCCCAGGAGTCCTACGACCTCGTCTCCCCCACCGTGGCCCAGCGCGACCTGCAGCTGGACCTGGACGTGCCCGACGCTCCCGTCACCGTGCTGGGCGACCCCGACGCGCTGGAGCGGGTGGTGACCAACCTGACCGGCAACGCGATCAAGTTCACCCCCGACGGCGGCCGGGTGACGGTGACCGTGTCCCGGTCGGGACGCGACGCCCTGCTCCTGGTCAGCGACACCGGGATCGGCATCTCCGAGGAGGAGCAGGCGCAGCTGTTCACCCGCTTCTTCCGCTCCTCGCGGGTGGTCGAGGAGGCGATCCAGGGCACCGGCCTGGGCCTGTCGATCGTGGACGCCATCGTCACCCGCCACGGCGGCACCGTCCGGGTGACCTCGGCGATCGACCGCGGCACCCGGGTGACGGTGACGCTGCCGCTCGCGTGA
- a CDS encoding YjbQ family protein, which translates to MRSEERTYRTGDTDVVLDLTDDCVDFVAGEGDGLLHLFVPHATAGLAVLETGAGSDDDLLAALADLLPADDRWRHRHGTPGHGRSHVMPALVPPYASLPVVGGRLALGTWQSVCLVDLNVDNAVRTVRFSFLAG; encoded by the coding sequence ATGAGGTCCGAGGAACGCACCTACCGCACCGGCGACACCGACGTGGTGCTCGACCTGACCGACGACTGCGTGGACTTCGTCGCGGGCGAGGGCGACGGACTGCTGCACCTGTTCGTGCCGCACGCCACCGCCGGGCTCGCCGTGCTCGAGACCGGCGCCGGGTCCGACGACGACCTGCTGGCCGCACTGGCCGACCTGCTGCCGGCCGACGACCGCTGGCGGCACCGCCACGGCACGCCCGGCCACGGTCGGTCGCACGTGATGCCGGCCCTGGTGCCGCCGTACGCCAGCCTCCCGGTCGTCGGCGGCCGGCTGGCGCTGGGCACCTGGCAGAGCGTCTGCCTGGTCGACCTCAACGTGGACAACGCGGTCCGCACCGTGCGGTTCTCGTTCCTGGCAGGGTGA
- a CDS encoding cyclase family protein, with amino-acid sequence MAEVPSMDEILKDAPSNWGKWGEDDEVGSLNYLGPAQVLAAVQQVSSGEVFTLQRLIGDPKGDPVWPGRSPAVRTQILDESSWDGPDAPAFPGGLHYADDKIDAFLQGSTQYDALGHVWYGGQLYNGYDARTSTGGLDKASVQPIAERGVVGRGILLDMARFRGKDNLEKGEVYSHEDLVACAEAQGTPIEKNDILIIRTNFLKLFFEQGDAFYEGFAEPGLTYSPELVQWFQDMEIPNLVTDTIANEVTFDPASGAALPLHCALMRNLGVVFTEICDLEELAASCAADGRYTFLYTAAPLKVAKGSGSPVNPVVIK; translated from the coding sequence ATGGCCGAGGTCCCCAGCATGGACGAGATCTTGAAGGACGCTCCCAGCAACTGGGGCAAGTGGGGCGAGGACGACGAGGTCGGCTCGCTGAACTACCTCGGTCCGGCCCAGGTGCTCGCCGCCGTGCAGCAGGTCAGCAGCGGCGAGGTCTTCACGCTGCAGCGGCTCATCGGCGACCCGAAGGGCGACCCCGTCTGGCCCGGCCGCTCGCCCGCGGTGCGCACCCAGATCCTCGACGAGTCCTCCTGGGACGGCCCCGACGCACCCGCGTTCCCCGGCGGCCTGCACTACGCCGACGACAAGATCGACGCCTTCCTCCAGGGCTCCACGCAGTACGACGCCCTCGGCCACGTCTGGTACGGCGGCCAGCTCTACAACGGCTACGACGCCCGCACCTCGACCGGCGGGCTCGACAAGGCCAGCGTGCAGCCGATCGCCGAGCGGGGCGTGGTGGGTCGCGGCATCCTGCTCGACATGGCTCGCTTCCGCGGCAAGGACAACCTCGAGAAGGGCGAGGTCTACAGCCACGAGGACCTGGTCGCGTGCGCCGAGGCGCAGGGCACCCCGATCGAGAAGAACGACATCCTCATCATCCGCACCAACTTCCTCAAGCTCTTCTTCGAGCAGGGCGACGCCTTCTACGAGGGCTTCGCCGAGCCGGGCCTGACCTACTCGCCCGAGCTGGTGCAGTGGTTCCAGGACATGGAGATCCCCAACCTGGTCACCGACACCATCGCCAACGAGGTCACCTTCGACCCCGCGAGCGGGGCCGCACTGCCGCTGCACTGCGCCCTGATGCGCAACCTCGGGGTGGTCTTCACCGAGATCTGCGACCTCGAGGAGCTCGCGGCGTCCTGCGCGGCCGACGGCCGCTACACCTTCCTCTACACCGCGGCGCCGCTCAAGGTCGCCAAGGGCAGCGGGTCGCCGGTCAACCCCGTGGTGATCAAGTGA
- a CDS encoding thiamine-binding protein, with amino-acid sequence MLVAISISPSGTPLAGSPAPDGGVSDAVAAALQVVRDSGLPHELNAMFTNIEGEWDEVMAVVKRAVEVVGERYPRVGLVLKADVRPGWDGQLTAKVERVEERLR; translated from the coding sequence ATGCTCGTCGCCATCAGCATCAGTCCCTCCGGCACGCCCCTCGCGGGCAGCCCGGCCCCCGACGGCGGCGTCAGCGACGCCGTCGCCGCCGCCCTGCAGGTGGTCCGCGACTCCGGCCTCCCGCACGAGCTCAACGCGATGTTCACCAACATCGAGGGCGAGTGGGACGAGGTGATGGCCGTGGTCAAGCGCGCCGTCGAGGTCGTCGGCGAGCGCTACCCCCGCGTCGGGCTCGTGCTCAAGGCCGACGTGCGACCGGGATGGGACGGCCAGCTCACCGCCAAGGTCGAGCGGGTGGAGGAGCGGCTGCGATGA